The proteins below come from a single Jaculus jaculus isolate mJacJac1 chromosome 12, mJacJac1.mat.Y.cur, whole genome shotgun sequence genomic window:
- the Pfn2 gene encoding profilin-2 isoform X1, whose protein sequence is MAGWQSYVDNLMCDGCCQEAAIVGYCDAKYVWAATAGGVFQSITPVEIDMIVGKDREGFFTNGLTLGAKKCSVIRDSLYVDGDCTMDIRTKSQGGEPTYNVAVGRAGRVLVFVMGKEGVHGGGLNKKAYSMAKYLRDSGF, encoded by the exons ATGGCCGGTTGGCAGAGCTACGTGGATAACCTGATGTGCGATGGCTGCTGCCAGGAGGCCGCCATTGTCGGCTACTGCGACGCCAAATACGTGTGGGCAGCCACGGCCGGGGGCGTCTTCCAGAGCATCACG CCAGTAGAAATAGATATGATTGTAGGAAAAGACCGGGAAGGTTTCTTTACCAACGGTTTGACTCTTGGCGCAAAGAAGTGCTCCGTGATCCGAGATAGTCTCTATGTGGACGGCGACTGCACGATGGACATCCGGACAAAGAGCCAAGGTGGAGAGCCGACATACAACGTGGCTGTGGGCAGAGCCGGCCGAG tctTGGTCTTTGTAATGGGAAAAGAAGGGGTCCATGGAGGCGGATTGAATAAGAAGGCATACTCAATGGCAAAATACTTGAGAGACTCTGGGTTCTAG